The following proteins come from a genomic window of Frankia casuarinae:
- the rpsB gene encoding 30S ribosomal protein S2 translates to MAVVTMKQLLESGVHFGHQTKRWNPKMKRYIFTERNGIYIIDLQQTLSYIDRAYDFVKETVAHGGTVLFIGTKKQAQEAIEEHAARVGMPYVKERWLGGMLTNFSTVYKRLQRLKELEEIEVTGGTEVRTKKEQLVLTREKVKLERTLGGIRDMSRVPSAVWVVDTKKEHIAVGEARKLGIPVVAILDTNCDPDEVDYPIPGNDDAIRSAALLTRVVADAVADGLMARAGASSSADAKPEQSAGEEPLAEWEQALLRGEAPAEAPGAVEPATAEPADGTRPDAAVGTAV, encoded by the coding sequence ATGGCCGTCGTCACCATGAAGCAGCTGCTGGAGAGCGGTGTGCACTTCGGGCACCAGACCAAGCGCTGGAATCCGAAGATGAAGCGGTACATCTTCACCGAACGTAACGGCATTTACATCATCGACCTGCAGCAGACACTGTCCTACATCGACCGCGCCTACGACTTCGTCAAGGAGACCGTGGCGCACGGTGGGACGGTCCTGTTCATCGGGACGAAGAAGCAGGCCCAGGAGGCAATCGAGGAACACGCGGCCCGGGTCGGAATGCCGTACGTCAAGGAGCGGTGGCTCGGTGGCATGTTGACCAACTTCTCCACGGTCTACAAGCGTCTTCAGCGGCTCAAGGAGCTCGAGGAGATCGAGGTGACCGGTGGTACCGAGGTGCGCACGAAGAAGGAGCAGCTCGTGCTGACCCGGGAGAAGGTCAAGCTGGAGCGCACCCTCGGCGGTATCCGCGACATGAGCCGGGTGCCGAGCGCGGTGTGGGTCGTCGACACCAAGAAGGAGCACATCGCCGTCGGTGAGGCCCGCAAGCTCGGCATTCCCGTCGTGGCGATTCTCGACACGAACTGCGACCCGGACGAGGTCGACTACCCGATCCCCGGCAACGACGACGCGATCCGCAGCGCTGCCCTGCTCACCCGGGTGGTCGCCGATGCGGTCGCGGACGGTCTGATGGCCCGTGCGGGCGCCTCGAGCTCTGCCGATGCCAAGCCCGAGCAGTCCGCGGGTGAGGAGCCGCTCGCCGAGTGGGAGCAGGCCCTGCTGCGTGGTGAGGCACCTGCCGAGGCCCCGGGTGCGGTGGAGCCGGCGACGGCGGAGCCCGCGGACGGGACACGGCCGGACGCCGCGGTCGGCACCGCGGTCTGA
- a CDS encoding YraN family protein: MRAKDALGRFGEDVAARHLAAVGAEILDRNWRCREGELDLVVQDGESLVFCEVKTRSGTRYGSAAEAVVGRKAARIRRLAARWLAEHPHASSLVRFDVLLVSRPSTGPVRVEHIRGAF; this comes from the coding sequence ATGCGGGCAAAGGACGCACTGGGCAGGTTCGGCGAAGATGTCGCCGCCCGCCATCTGGCGGCGGTCGGCGCCGAGATCCTCGACCGTAACTGGCGCTGCCGCGAGGGCGAGCTCGACCTTGTTGTGCAGGACGGTGAGAGCCTGGTGTTCTGCGAGGTCAAGACCCGATCCGGGACGCGTTACGGATCGGCCGCCGAGGCCGTCGTAGGTCGCAAGGCGGCTCGGATCAGACGCCTGGCCGCCCGGTGGCTCGCCGAGCACCCCCACGCCTCGTCATTGGTGCGTTTCGACGTCCTCCTGGTGTCCCGTCCTTCGACGGGTCCGGTTCGTGTCGAGCACATCCGGGGAGCGTTCTGA
- a CDS encoding YifB family Mg chelatase-like AAA ATPase, whose amino-acid sequence MALARARAVAVVGVEGHIVEVEADLADGLPRLTLIGLPDAALHESRDRIRAAIVNSGQRWPDRRITLGLFPATLPKSGSGFDLAMAVAILTAAGVVPRAALLRRVLIGELALDGRVRGVRGVLPAVLRAVAAGVERVVVPAGNAAEAALVPGAVVEPAVDLISVLALLRGEIAAEPVAAPTTEAASTDGQAGDLADVAGQSRGRLAVEVAAAGGHHLFMQGPPGSGKTMLADRLPGLLPNLGTEAALEVTAVHSVAGLLPADCPLVTRPPYRSPHHSATPAALVGAGSTVIRPGLASQAHRGILFLDEAPEFTRQSLDALRQPLESGEIEIARARATTRFPARFQLVLAANPCPCSKARGPRAVGCECPSLVRRRYLARLSGPLLDRIDIQVALSAPSRAELRADRGQGDSSAVVAARVAAAQDATRVRLAGTPWRLNAEVPGPAMRRLWPLPARATAVAERAFERGLLTARGLDRVLRLAWTFADLAGRGTPGPEQFGAALDLRLPGWSA is encoded by the coding sequence ATGGCTCTCGCGCGGGCCCGGGCGGTGGCGGTCGTCGGGGTCGAAGGTCACATCGTCGAGGTGGAGGCGGATCTCGCCGATGGTCTTCCGCGGCTGACTCTCATCGGTCTGCCCGATGCCGCGTTGCATGAGTCGCGGGATCGGATTCGCGCCGCGATCGTGAACTCGGGCCAACGGTGGCCTGATCGGCGCATCACGCTCGGGTTGTTCCCCGCCACCCTCCCGAAATCGGGCAGTGGTTTCGACCTGGCCATGGCGGTGGCGATCCTCACCGCGGCCGGCGTGGTGCCGCGCGCCGCCCTGCTCCGTCGGGTACTCATCGGCGAGTTGGCGCTGGATGGCCGGGTGCGCGGTGTCCGCGGGGTGCTCCCGGCGGTACTTCGGGCGGTGGCTGCCGGTGTCGAACGGGTCGTGGTGCCGGCGGGCAACGCCGCCGAGGCGGCGCTGGTACCGGGCGCGGTGGTGGAGCCCGCTGTCGATCTCATCAGTGTGCTGGCGCTCCTGCGGGGAGAGATCGCCGCCGAGCCCGTGGCGGCCCCCACGACCGAAGCTGCCTCCACCGACGGTCAGGCCGGGGATCTGGCGGACGTGGCGGGGCAGAGCAGGGGCCGGCTGGCCGTCGAGGTCGCGGCGGCCGGTGGCCACCACCTGTTCATGCAGGGGCCGCCCGGCAGTGGCAAGACCATGCTGGCCGACAGACTGCCCGGGTTGCTGCCGAACCTCGGTACCGAGGCCGCTCTCGAGGTGACCGCGGTCCATTCGGTCGCCGGCCTGCTGCCCGCGGACTGCCCGCTCGTCACCCGACCGCCGTATCGCAGCCCGCACCACAGCGCGACCCCGGCGGCACTCGTCGGGGCAGGCTCGACGGTGATCCGGCCCGGGCTGGCCAGTCAGGCGCACCGGGGCATCCTATTTTTGGACGAGGCTCCGGAGTTTACCCGTCAAAGTCTCGATGCGCTACGTCAACCGTTGGAGAGCGGAGAGATCGAGATCGCCCGCGCTCGCGCGACGACCCGGTTTCCCGCCCGCTTTCAGCTGGTTCTGGCGGCGAATCCCTGCCCGTGTTCGAAGGCCCGTGGCCCGCGCGCGGTGGGCTGCGAATGTCCGAGCCTGGTCCGTCGGCGCTATCTGGCCCGTCTGTCCGGGCCGCTCCTGGATCGGATCGACATCCAGGTGGCGTTGAGCGCTCCCAGCCGGGCGGAGCTACGGGCGGACCGTGGCCAGGGTGATTCGTCCGCGGTTGTCGCGGCGCGGGTCGCCGCGGCCCAGGATGCGACCCGGGTCCGACTGGCCGGAACGCCGTGGCGGCTCAACGCGGAGGTGCCGGGGCCGGCGATGCGCCGCCTGTGGCCGCTGCCGGCGAGGGCGACGGCCGTGGCCGAGCGGGCATTCGAAAGAGGCCTGCTCACCGCGCGCGGTCTCGACCGTGTCCTGAGGTTGGCGTGGACCTTCGCCGATCTCGCCGGCCGGGGCACGCCCGGTCCCGAGCAGTTCGGTGCCGCGCTGGATCTGAGATTGCCCGGGTGGTCGGCATGA
- a CDS encoding ribonuclease HII: protein MRHYGVALRRDAGLFGYERALNRHGLGPVAGVDEAGRGACAGPLVIAAVILAPEARQRLARLADSKLLTEQIRESVFEDVMAAAAAWSTVVISAAEIDRVGLHVANITGMRRAVARLSARPGYVLTDGFAVAGFGVESLAVVKGDRVVACVAAASVVAKVTRDRIMRALHTRYAEYDFAQHKGYVTAAHAAALARCGPCDEHRMSYVNVAAHAATTREARSLRLEDRVLVTSRHGVTETV from the coding sequence ATGAGACACTACGGTGTCGCTCTTCGCCGGGATGCCGGGCTGTTCGGTTACGAGCGCGCCCTGAACAGGCATGGTCTCGGCCCGGTCGCAGGGGTCGATGAGGCGGGTCGTGGGGCATGCGCCGGACCCCTGGTCATCGCCGCGGTGATTCTGGCTCCGGAGGCTCGTCAGCGGCTGGCGCGGTTGGCTGACTCCAAGCTCCTGACCGAGCAGATCCGTGAGAGCGTTTTCGAGGACGTGATGGCCGCCGCCGCGGCGTGGTCGACCGTCGTCATCTCCGCGGCCGAGATCGATCGGGTCGGCTTGCACGTGGCCAACATCACCGGAATGCGACGCGCGGTGGCGCGCCTGTCTGCGCGCCCGGGTTACGTGCTCACGGATGGATTCGCGGTCGCCGGTTTCGGAGTGGAGTCGTTGGCGGTGGTGAAGGGAGACCGGGTGGTCGCGTGCGTGGCGGCAGCTTCGGTCGTGGCGAAGGTGACGAGGGACCGGATCATGCGTGCGTTGCACACGCGCTATGCCGAGTACGATTTCGCGCAGCACAAGGGATACGTCACCGCGGCCCACGCGGCGGCGCTGGCGCGCTGCGGACCGTGTGACGAGCATCGGATGTCGTACGTCAACGTGGCTGCGCATGCGGCGACGACGAGGGAAGCACGATCGTTGCGGCTGGAGGACAGGGTGCTTGTGACCAGCCGGCATGGCGTCACGGAGACTGTATGA
- the lepB gene encoding signal peptidase I, producing MNASDPSGPRVPGRTDGGQPDGAWPSPAAEPDGPKDQAQPDGPEATGRRVSRPEAARTRGRGSFLRELPVLVLIAFLLALLIKAFLVQAFWIPSESMERTLLVDDRVLVNKVVYHFRDVHRGEIVVFNGKGTGFDHAESVVPPPSNAFSRFVRGAQNLLGLGAPSETDFIKRVIAVGGDTVACCDTAGRVSVNGHPLDEPYVYQNDYQRFGPLTVPAGYLWVMGDHRGASSDARQNGPIPKHAVVGRAFVRVWPLGRFGFLGVPNDFAGIPAASVLPPAPRASAGSTTSAALSSTGDAVVPLPGYPATDDVSLFALAVLIPPAWTATRRPRRMPRGSTRTRAPGTARRRGPS from the coding sequence GTGAATGCATCCGATCCCAGTGGGCCTCGGGTACCGGGAAGAACCGATGGCGGTCAGCCGGACGGTGCGTGGCCGAGCCCTGCGGCCGAGCCTGACGGCCCGAAGGACCAGGCACAGCCCGACGGTCCGGAAGCCACCGGTCGTCGGGTTTCCCGGCCCGAGGCGGCGCGGACCCGTGGCCGTGGCTCGTTCCTCCGCGAGCTCCCGGTCCTTGTGCTGATCGCCTTTCTGCTCGCCCTGCTCATCAAGGCTTTTCTGGTCCAGGCGTTCTGGATCCCCTCGGAGTCGATGGAGCGGACGCTGCTGGTTGACGACCGGGTTCTCGTCAACAAGGTCGTCTACCACTTCCGCGACGTGCACCGGGGTGAGATCGTCGTCTTCAATGGCAAGGGAACCGGATTCGATCATGCCGAGTCCGTCGTCCCGCCGCCGAGCAACGCGTTCAGCAGGTTCGTTCGTGGCGCGCAGAACCTGTTGGGTCTCGGGGCCCCGAGCGAGACCGACTTCATCAAACGCGTCATAGCGGTCGGCGGCGACACGGTCGCGTGTTGCGATACCGCGGGCAGAGTCTCGGTCAACGGCCATCCGCTCGACGAGCCGTACGTCTACCAGAACGACTATCAGCGGTTCGGTCCGCTGACCGTCCCGGCTGGCTACCTGTGGGTGATGGGTGACCATCGCGGGGCCTCCTCGGATGCCCGGCAGAACGGACCGATCCCGAAGCATGCGGTGGTGGGACGGGCCTTCGTCCGTGTCTGGCCACTTGGCCGGTTCGGATTCCTGGGCGTTCCGAACGATTTCGCCGGGATTCCCGCCGCGTCGGTGCTGCCTCCGGCTCCTCGTGCGTCGGCCGGGTCGACCACATCCGCCGCGCTGTCTTCTACCGGCGACGCCGTGGTGCCGCTGCCGGGCTACCCGGCCACGGATGACGTATCCCTGTTCGCCCTTGCCGTGCTGATCCCTCCGGCGTGGACCGCCACCCGTCGGCCTCGCCGGATGCCACGAGGATCCACGCGCACGCGCGCACCAGGGACGGCTCGCCGCCGCGGTCCGTCATGA
- a CDS encoding tyrosine-type recombinase/integrase, producing the protein MVLRGESAEEPADGRLLPRQRSRATCGSDARPVEIVETPESDWDTAVAGFLRHLIAELARSPETVRAYAADLANLRAHAERMGCSVLADLDLALLRSWLASMRAAGAAPASLARRASMARVFSSYAARHGFLDTDVAARLVGNRTVRRVPEVLTAAAARQLLENPSPDVSPPGTSQPSGLPDSTADSERVVRRAVELRDALVLELLYGSGIRVSELCGLDLGHIDDDRRLLRVLGKGGKERSVPFGVPAVAALRSWRSTGRPRLMTARSGRALLLGLRGGRLDPRTVRRILTTRVAAGVAPAGLTPHGLRHSAATHMLEGGADLRSVQEFLGHASLATTQIYTHVTPERLRAAFEQAHPRA; encoded by the coding sequence ATGGTCCTGCGAGGCGAGAGCGCCGAGGAGCCCGCCGACGGTCGGCTTCTGCCGCGGCAGCGCTCCCGAGCGACGTGTGGATCAGACGCCCGGCCAGTCGAGATCGTCGAGACACCCGAGTCCGACTGGGACACGGCGGTCGCGGGTTTTCTCCGCCACCTCATCGCGGAGCTGGCCCGATCTCCTGAGACCGTGCGTGCCTACGCCGCCGACCTCGCTAACCTGCGCGCTCATGCGGAGCGGATGGGCTGTTCGGTCCTCGCCGACCTCGATCTGGCGCTTTTGCGGAGCTGGCTCGCTTCGATGCGCGCCGCCGGGGCGGCGCCGGCAAGCCTGGCCCGGCGCGCCTCGATGGCCCGGGTCTTCTCTTCCTATGCGGCGCGCCATGGCTTCCTCGACACCGACGTCGCCGCACGGCTCGTGGGTAACCGTACGGTCAGAAGGGTGCCTGAGGTGCTCACCGCCGCGGCCGCGCGTCAGCTCCTTGAGAACCCTTCGCCTGATGTGTCGCCCCCGGGCACGTCGCAGCCGTCCGGGCTGCCGGACTCGACGGCAGACTCCGAGCGGGTCGTACGGCGGGCGGTGGAGCTGCGGGACGCACTCGTTCTCGAGCTTCTGTATGGCAGCGGAATCCGGGTGTCCGAGCTGTGCGGTCTTGACCTGGGGCACATTGATGACGACCGAAGGTTGCTGCGGGTCCTCGGTAAGGGCGGCAAGGAACGCAGCGTGCCGTTCGGTGTGCCGGCGGTGGCCGCCCTACGGTCCTGGAGATCAACGGGACGGCCGCGGCTGATGACCGCTCGTAGCGGGCGTGCGCTGCTCCTCGGCCTGCGCGGAGGTCGCCTCGATCCGCGCACGGTACGGCGGATTCTGACGACGAGGGTGGCGGCCGGTGTCGCTCCGGCCGGCCTGACTCCGCATGGTCTGCGGCATTCGGCGGCGACGCACATGCTGGAAGGCGGGGCCGATCTGCGCTCCGTCCAGGAATTTCTCGGCCATGCGAGTCTCGCGACCACGCAGATCTACACCCATGTGACACCGGAACGGTTGCGCGCGGCCTTCGAGCAGGCTCACCCCCGAGCCTGA
- the dprA gene encoding DNA-processing protein DprA: protein MSSTTPPDARGADPASAPGRVAPGDSDWSDPERLARVALARVFGPEHRRVAVEVRRRGAFEVWNALRAAHPSVDPVRDLDAAWRAGARLVCPQDAEWPLELDALDRLRDAGDGSMIGTPLALWVRGPLNLSELPPRAVTVVGCRTATSYGLHLAGEIAFAMAEQGWAVVSGAAFGIDAAAHRGALAAAGPTVAVLAGGVDVPYPTAHVELLEEIARTGAVVSEVSPGTPPYRRRFLTRNRIIAALSRGTVLVEAGHRSGALNTVAHTRRLGRPVMVVPGPVTSAMSAGCHRLLRDFREQTVLVTGAEDIREEIASIGSLVQRPASGNGPRDGLSEAVRELLDAMPARAAVGVSVLARRTGLRPEAVLAMLGPLAVEGLVENVAGGYRLTDLGRAPSNPSHPATSGRRSGTQPGAAHGGADRSPTRSTADPGLDGENPDGENPDGET, encoded by the coding sequence ATGAGCTCGACGACTCCGCCGGATGCCCGGGGGGCGGATCCCGCTTCCGCGCCCGGGAGGGTGGCACCGGGTGACAGCGACTGGTCGGATCCCGAGCGGTTGGCCCGTGTCGCCCTGGCTCGCGTCTTCGGCCCGGAACATCGTCGCGTGGCCGTCGAGGTCAGGCGTCGGGGTGCGTTCGAGGTGTGGAATGCGCTCCGGGCGGCGCATCCGAGTGTCGATCCGGTTCGGGACCTGGACGCGGCATGGCGCGCCGGCGCCCGGCTGGTCTGTCCCCAGGACGCCGAGTGGCCCCTCGAACTGGATGCCCTGGACCGCCTTCGGGACGCGGGGGATGGTTCGATGATCGGCACTCCACTGGCTCTGTGGGTTCGCGGTCCGCTCAACCTGAGCGAGCTCCCACCCCGGGCGGTCACAGTCGTGGGCTGCCGGACCGCGACCAGCTACGGGCTGCATCTCGCCGGAGAGATCGCGTTTGCGATGGCGGAACAGGGATGGGCCGTGGTGTCGGGAGCCGCGTTCGGCATTGACGCAGCGGCACATCGGGGGGCGTTGGCCGCAGCCGGACCGACGGTGGCGGTGCTCGCCGGGGGTGTTGACGTTCCCTACCCGACCGCCCATGTGGAACTGCTGGAGGAGATCGCCCGTACCGGGGCGGTAGTCAGCGAGGTGTCGCCGGGCACGCCGCCGTACCGACGCCGATTCCTCACCCGTAATCGCATCATCGCGGCTCTGTCCCGGGGGACGGTCCTGGTCGAGGCGGGCCACCGTAGCGGCGCGCTGAACACGGTCGCCCACACCCGTCGGCTCGGTCGTCCCGTCATGGTCGTTCCGGGACCGGTGACCAGCGCCATGAGCGCAGGCTGTCACCGGCTGCTCCGGGACTTCCGTGAACAGACGGTTCTGGTCACCGGGGCCGAGGACATCAGGGAGGAAATCGCGAGTATCGGATCGCTCGTACAGCGGCCGGCGAGCGGGAATGGCCCGCGGGACGGATTGTCCGAGGCGGTGCGCGAGCTTCTCGACGCGATGCCGGCCCGCGCTGCCGTCGGGGTGTCCGTGCTGGCGCGCCGCACCGGCCTGCGCCCCGAGGCGGTGCTGGCGATGCTGGGCCCACTCGCGGTGGAGGGGCTGGTCGAGAACGTGGCGGGCGGTTACCGCCTCACGGATCTGGGCCGAGCGCCGTCGAACCCGTCCCATCCCGCAACGTCCGGCAGGAGGTCCGGTACCCAACCGGGTGCCGCCCACGGCGGGGCGGATCGTTCCCCGACGCGCAGTACCGCGGATCCGGGACTCGACGGGGAAAACCCCGACGGCGAAAACCCCGACGGGGAGACCTGA
- a CDS encoding DUF2469 domain-containing protein: MSAEDLEKYETEMELQLYREYRDVVGLFSYVIETERRFYLANDYQIEVRNSTDGEVFFELILRDAWVWDMFRPARFVKNVRVVTFKDINVEELTKAEL, from the coding sequence ATGAGCGCGGAAGACCTCGAGAAGTATGAGACCGAGATGGAGCTGCAGCTCTATCGCGAGTACCGCGACGTGGTGGGGCTGTTCTCGTATGTGATCGAAACCGAGCGCCGCTTCTACCTCGCGAACGACTACCAGATCGAGGTCAGGAACAGCACGGACGGCGAGGTCTTCTTCGAGTTGATCTTGCGGGACGCCTGGGTGTGGGACATGTTCCGGCCTGCGCGTTTTGTTAAGAATGTCCGAGTAGTCACCTTTAAAGATATCAACGTCGAGGAGTTGACCAAGGCCGAGCTCTGA